A genomic region of Gammaproteobacteria bacterium contains the following coding sequences:
- a CDS encoding TonB-dependent receptor plug domain-containing protein, with protein MRLSNFIFLTVFFIFSVSVDGNVLKSTEPDYVITKEQILKSGYNGLGEALNEMVIANGDSRNRFTNGGDGSVTVTFNNLGFGGDLLVLLNGSRLKKTVYGTFDFTNIPISIIERVEIHLVNNKGQFVTGGATGVINIITENSLNGLSIDTYYGLSERGDAESQNYSINYGNESEKGRVNIISEFSNSKPIFARDRKISALPVYGTGVNLGSIITPQGSFQFVDPITGEYYSSVTTLTGTNGFNEPNDPDLIPFTRELRYNYAPENYLLTPQEKYSLYLNGNYELSNDLSFSAELLFNRRKSEQMLAPDPMSIYNYYSPVIVIGSSNPYNPYYGQDFRLYSINRRIVELGNRFENQESDTFFYKAGLQGQSELGKGWKWKANITFNKNNETENLSGLVDTERVLTALGNNCTGDCVPLNLFGGSGTITQEMLDYIAYEGLSETDTKVTSFQFHASSTLAELSSGSLDLEMGYEYRKHSGYYRPDAALINGNISSRLNPYYLFDGSYHVSEIYADFDVPLSKKLDLYTSAKLSKYDFTNVELSGGVHFRYKPLNSLTFDLGYARVNNEPKLYELFMQESFIGLISYYLPVNEDYYLSTRGNDDLSLEKFDNFSLNINYRPQWSEGLEMDFLLLKQSSDNLVTLESLNYLRSSCRYSGEPLYCDRFTPIDQYTYEAVTTFVNGIRSFDVFNIGYNLKYKVSTDSAEYIFALNNLYIKNNEIKRDLGANREHVINSITLADSLGDYDVEREIPRLKTNFTIDMKIKDFSINYQARYISGFEEECDSNYLAIVPTNNPNAPGGVVPEDFQWCTYASSINSSNNRRHVGGTTFHDLNFEYDWKQYDSKIMLGIENVFDKTPPLSSTADANSYLTHIYNGTGRYYWLRFSKDF; from the coding sequence ATGAGATTATCTAATTTCATTTTTTTGACTGTATTTTTTATTTTTTCTGTATCCGTTGATGGAAATGTATTGAAGTCAACAGAACCTGACTATGTTATTACAAAAGAGCAAATCCTGAAAAGCGGTTATAACGGCTTAGGAGAAGCTCTGAATGAAATGGTGATTGCGAACGGGGATTCCAGGAATCGTTTTACTAACGGTGGTGATGGTTCGGTGACTGTCACTTTTAACAACTTGGGTTTCGGTGGTGATTTATTAGTGTTGCTTAATGGCAGCAGGCTAAAAAAAACTGTATATGGTACATTTGATTTTACCAATATTCCAATATCAATTATTGAGCGTGTCGAAATACATTTGGTGAATAACAAAGGGCAGTTTGTAACCGGTGGAGCAACTGGAGTAATCAATATTATTACTGAAAATTCATTGAATGGCTTGAGTATAGATACCTATTACGGCCTGTCTGAAAGAGGTGATGCAGAAAGTCAGAATTACAGTATCAATTATGGAAATGAGTCAGAAAAGGGAAGAGTGAATATCATTTCTGAATTTTCTAATAGTAAGCCTATTTTTGCTCGAGATAGAAAAATATCAGCTTTGCCTGTTTACGGAACAGGTGTAAATTTGGGCAGTATAATCACCCCTCAAGGAAGCTTTCAATTTGTAGATCCCATCACAGGTGAGTATTATAGTTCAGTTACAACATTAACAGGAACGAATGGATTTAACGAACCCAATGATCCTGATTTGATACCGTTTACTAGAGAACTTAGATACAATTATGCACCTGAGAATTATTTATTAACACCACAAGAAAAATACTCCCTCTATTTGAATGGAAATTACGAGCTTTCAAATGATTTGTCTTTCAGTGCTGAATTGCTGTTTAACCGAAGGAAATCAGAGCAAATGTTGGCACCTGATCCAATGTCTATTTACAATTATTATTCTCCTGTGATTGTTATTGGGAGTTCGAATCCGTATAACCCTTATTATGGTCAGGATTTCCGTTTGTATTCAATAAATAGAAGAATAGTAGAACTCGGAAATCGGTTTGAAAATCAAGAGTCTGATACATTTTTCTATAAAGCAGGATTGCAAGGACAATCGGAACTCGGGAAAGGATGGAAATGGAAGGCCAATATAACTTTTAATAAAAACAATGAAACAGAAAACCTCAGTGGATTAGTCGATACTGAACGGGTATTAACAGCTTTGGGAAACAATTGTACGGGAGACTGTGTTCCTCTCAATCTATTTGGAGGTTCGGGAACAATCACTCAGGAAATGCTGGATTATATTGCTTATGAAGGGTTGAGTGAAACTGATACTAAAGTAACATCATTTCAATTTCATGCTTCATCAACTCTGGCAGAACTTTCTTCTGGAAGTTTGGATTTGGAAATGGGTTATGAGTATAGAAAGCACAGCGGATATTACAGGCCGGATGCAGCTCTCATTAATGGAAATATTTCGAGTCGGCTTAATCCATATTATTTATTTGATGGTTCATATCATGTGAGTGAAATTTATGCTGACTTTGATGTTCCCTTGAGTAAAAAACTGGATTTATACACTTCTGCGAAACTGAGTAAATATGATTTTACCAATGTTGAATTATCAGGAGGCGTTCATTTCCGTTACAAGCCTTTAAACTCGCTGACATTTGACCTTGGTTATGCAAGAGTGAATAACGAACCAAAGTTGTATGAATTATTTATGCAGGAGTCCTTCATTGGCTTAATTAGCTATTATTTACCTGTTAATGAAGACTATTATCTCTCCACAAGAGGTAATGATGATTTGTCTTTGGAGAAATTTGACAACTTTAGTCTAAATATCAATTACAGACCACAATGGTCTGAAGGCCTTGAAATGGATTTTTTATTATTAAAACAATCATCTGATAATTTAGTTACACTCGAGTCGCTAAATTATTTGAGATCATCTTGCAGGTATTCAGGAGAACCTCTTTATTGTGATCGGTTTACTCCGATTGATCAATATACGTATGAAGCCGTAACTACATTTGTAAACGGAATCCGCTCATTCGATGTATTCAATATTGGTTACAATCTGAAATATAAAGTTTCTACAGATTCAGCTGAATATATATTTGCATTGAATAATTTATATATCAAAAATAACGAAATAAAAAGAGATTTAGGTGCAAATAGAGAGCATGTAATCAATTCAATTACATTAGCTGATTCATTAGGCGATTATGATGTGGAAAGAGAGATACCCAGATTAAAAACAAATTTTACAATTGATATGAAAATCAAAGATTTTTCTATAAATTATCAAGCCCGATATATTTCCGGTTTTGAAGAAGAATGTGATTCCAATTACCTAGCTATAGTACCAACCAACAATCCTAATGCACCTGGTGGAGTTGTACCGGAAGATTTTCAATGGTGTACATATGCTTCCAGCATCAATAGCAGTAATAACCGAAGACATGTCGGAGGCACAACATTCCACGATCTCAATTTTGAATACGACTGGAAACAATATGATTCAAAAATCATGCTTGGTATTGAAAATGTCTTTGATAAAACACCGCCTTTATCATCAACAGCCGATGCCAACAGTTATCTGACTCATATTTACAACGGAACAGGCCGATATTACTGGCTGAGGTTTTCTAAAGATTTCTAA
- the dnaJ gene encoding molecular chaperone DnaJ, protein MSHRDYYEVLGVTKTVTKVELKKAFKRKAMKYHPDRNSDPEAHDKFKEVNRAYDTLKDDHKRARYDQFGPDGVNQGAGGGGFHGADVGDIFGDIFGDIFGGSGRRQRQQRGRDVQFEVTVDLEEAVAGVNKEIKIPTLTSCDTCHGTGSKDGKKKTCTTCDGHGQVRMQQGIFSVQQTCPTCKGQGQMIENPCKKCHGEGRQKETKTLNVKIPAGVDNGDRIRLSGEGEAAPAGGVPGDLYVDIHVNPHDIFQRDNDDLYTAMPIDFATAVLGGDLNIPTLDGEVKLKIPAETQSGKMFKIKGKGVKSVRSHRTGDLFCKVDVETPVNLTNHQKKLIKQLSESIQKGGNKHNPKEKGWFDSVKSFMDKLKS, encoded by the coding sequence ATGTCACACAGAGATTATTACGAAGTATTGGGCGTTACAAAAACCGTAACCAAAGTGGAATTGAAAAAAGCCTTCAAACGCAAAGCGATGAAGTATCATCCTGACCGAAATTCCGACCCCGAAGCTCATGACAAGTTCAAGGAAGTCAATCGTGCGTATGACACCTTAAAAGACGATCATAAAAGAGCTCGATACGACCAATTTGGTCCTGATGGAGTCAATCAGGGAGCCGGTGGCGGTGGCTTTCATGGCGCTGATGTTGGAGATATTTTTGGTGATATCTTTGGTGATATTTTCGGTGGCAGCGGACGCAGACAACGTCAACAGCGCGGAAGAGATGTTCAGTTTGAAGTAACAGTGGATTTGGAAGAAGCAGTTGCAGGTGTAAATAAGGAAATTAAAATTCCGACATTGACATCTTGTGATACCTGTCATGGAACAGGTTCTAAAGACGGCAAGAAAAAAACTTGCACAACCTGTGATGGTCACGGACAAGTTCGTATGCAACAAGGTATTTTTTCAGTTCAGCAAACCTGTCCGACCTGTAAAGGGCAAGGTCAAATGATTGAGAATCCTTGTAAAAAATGTCATGGTGAAGGTCGCCAGAAAGAAACCAAAACTCTCAACGTCAAAATCCCTGCTGGAGTCGATAATGGTGACAGAATCCGATTATCCGGTGAAGGTGAAGCAGCACCTGCCGGCGGAGTTCCCGGAGATTTATACGTTGATATTCATGTTAATCCTCATGATATCTTTCAACGTGACAACGATGATTTATACACAGCCATGCCAATTGATTTTGCCACCGCAGTTCTTGGCGGTGATTTAAATATTCCAACTCTGGATGGTGAAGTTAAACTGAAAATCCCAGCCGAAACCCAGTCAGGAAAAATGTTTAAAATCAAAGGCAAAGGCGTGAAATCAGTTCGCTCACATCGCACCGGAGATTTGTTCTGCAAAGTGGACGTTGAAACACCGGTAAACCTTACCAATCATCAGAAAAAGCTCATTAAGCAACTGTCCGAATCCATCCAAAAAGGTGGAAACAAACATAACCCTAAAGAAAAAGGTTGGTTCGACAGCGTGAAAAGTTTTATGGATAAGTTGAAATCTTAA
- the dnaK gene encoding molecular chaperone DnaK, protein MSKIIGIDLGTTNSCVAVMEGNSVKVIENSEGDRTTPSIVAYADESEILVGKPAKRQAVTNPENTLFAIKRLIGRKFSEDVVAKDKDLVPYKIIAADNGDAWVEVKGKKLAPQEVSARILMKMKKTAEDYLGEKVTGAVVTVPAYFNDSQRQATKDAGKIAGLEVKRIINEPTAAALAYGLDKKGGDKTIAVYDLGGGTFDVSIIEIADIDGEQQFEVLATNGDTFLGGEDFDKRIIDYIVEEFRKDQGVNLKNDPMALQRLKEAAENAKIELSSAEQTEINLPYITADASGPKHLNMKMTRSKLESLVDDLIQRTIEPCKTALKDSGISVSEVSDVILVGGQTRMPKVQKVVADYFGKEPRKDVNPDEAVAMGAAIQAGVLSGDVKDVLLLDVTPLSLGIETMGGVMTKLIDKNTTIPTKASQVFSTAEDNQSAVTVHVLQGEREIASANKSLGRFDLSGISPAPRGMPQIEVEFDIDSNGILNVSAKDKATGKEQRIEIKAGSGLSDEEIDQMVKDAEMHAEEDKKFHELVKARNAADAMVHSAKTMLNDNKDAISDAERASVETAITKVEDAMKQDDKAAIEQASEALQQALSPVMQKAQAAAQQAGAQSEAPTNNAEDDDVVDAEFEEVDDKK, encoded by the coding sequence ATGTCAAAAATTATAGGAATAGACTTAGGTACTACCAACTCCTGTGTTGCCGTCATGGAAGGCAATAGTGTAAAGGTTATCGAGAACTCTGAAGGTGACAGAACCACTCCTTCAATCGTAGCCTATGCCGATGAAAGTGAAATCCTGGTTGGTAAACCTGCTAAACGTCAGGCTGTAACAAACCCTGAAAATACATTATTTGCAATTAAACGTCTGATTGGTCGTAAATTCAGTGAGGATGTTGTTGCCAAAGATAAGGATTTAGTTCCTTATAAAATCATTGCAGCGGATAACGGTGATGCTTGGGTGGAAGTCAAAGGTAAAAAATTGGCTCCGCAAGAAGTCTCAGCTCGTATCCTGATGAAAATGAAGAAAACTGCTGAGGATTATCTCGGCGAAAAAGTAACCGGAGCTGTTGTAACTGTTCCTGCTTACTTTAATGATTCACAAAGACAAGCGACCAAAGATGCAGGTAAAATTGCCGGTCTTGAAGTCAAACGTATCATCAATGAGCCAACAGCGGCAGCGTTAGCTTATGGCTTGGACAAAAAAGGTGGCGACAAAACCATTGCTGTTTATGACTTAGGTGGCGGAACATTTGACGTTTCCATCATTGAAATTGCTGATATCGACGGTGAGCAACAATTTGAGGTATTAGCAACCAATGGTGATACATTCCTAGGTGGTGAAGACTTTGACAAACGCATCATTGATTACATTGTTGAAGAATTCAGAAAAGACCAGGGAGTTAATCTTAAAAACGATCCTATGGCTTTACAACGCCTGAAGGAAGCTGCTGAAAATGCAAAAATCGAATTGTCTTCTGCGGAACAAACAGAAATCAATTTACCATACATCACAGCCGATGCTTCCGGTCCTAAACACTTGAACATGAAAATGACTCGTTCAAAACTGGAATCTTTGGTTGATGATTTGATTCAACGCACAATTGAGCCATGTAAAACAGCTCTGAAAGATTCCGGAATCAGCGTTTCAGAAGTCAGCGATGTGATTTTGGTAGGTGGACAAACCCGTATGCCGAAAGTGCAAAAGGTTGTTGCTGACTATTTTGGCAAAGAGCCTCGTAAAGATGTTAATCCGGATGAAGCCGTTGCTATGGGAGCTGCGATTCAAGCTGGTGTTCTTTCCGGTGATGTGAAAGATGTGTTATTGTTAGACGTAACTCCATTATCATTGGGTATCGAAACTATGGGTGGTGTGATGACTAAGCTGATTGATAAAAACACAACGATTCCAACTAAGGCATCGCAAGTTTTCTCAACGGCTGAAGACAATCAATCCGCGGTGACTGTTCATGTTTTACAAGGTGAGCGTGAAATCGCATCTGCCAATAAATCTCTGGGTCGTTTTGATTTATCAGGCATCAGCCCTGCTCCGCGCGGAATGCCACAAATTGAAGTGGAATTCGATATTGATTCCAACGGAATCTTGAATGTTTCTGCCAAAGATAAGGCAACAGGTAAAGAGCAACGCATCGAAATCAAAGCCGGTTCCGGTTTATCGGATGAAGAAATCGACCAAATGGTTAAAGATGCTGAGATGCACGCTGAGGAAGATAAAAAATTCCACGAGCTCGTTAAAGCCAGAAATGCCGCTGATGCGATGGTTCACTCAGCAAAAACTATGTTAAACGATAACAAAGATGCGATTAGCGACGCTGAAAGAGCTTCTGTTGAAACTGCAATCACTAAAGTGGAAGATGCAATGAAACAGGATGACAAAGCAGCTATCGAACAAGCGAGTGAAGCTTTGCAACAAGCATTATCACCGGTCATGCAAAAAGCACAAGCTGCAGCACAACAGGCCGGTGCACAAAGTGAAGCTCCTACCAATAATGCAGAAGACGATGATGTTGTAGATGCTGAATTTGAAGAAGTTGACGACAAGAAATGA
- the dapB gene encoding 4-hydroxy-tetrahydrodipicolinate reductase yields the protein MKIQVGIAGASGRIGKILCELIEQSSDLELSCGFVSEKSEYANDKFNTTCEKSDIWIDFSTPDAFETVLTHCIETKTPLVTGTTGLTKKHFKDIEKAAVYIPILWASNFSISINLIQQMLTRYTKLVETNAEITEIHHIHKKDMPSGTAITLARSIKPHGIIKKETENHYQLEDINIFCKREAEIAGIHKIELDNDSEQITIEHSAKNPKIFAQGALNVARWLIKQSNGQYTMSEYIESLD from the coding sequence ATGAAAATTCAAGTCGGAATTGCCGGAGCCAGCGGTCGGATTGGCAAAATACTGTGTGAATTGATTGAGCAAAGTTCAGATTTGGAGCTCAGTTGCGGGTTTGTTTCTGAAAAATCTGAATATGCCAATGATAAATTTAACACAACTTGCGAAAAATCAGATATTTGGATTGATTTTTCCACCCCTGATGCCTTTGAAACAGTCCTTACTCATTGTATTGAAACAAAAACTCCTCTGGTCACAGGAACAACCGGTTTAACCAAAAAACACTTTAAAGATATTGAAAAAGCCGCAGTATACATCCCAATCCTGTGGGCATCCAATTTTTCAATTTCTATCAACTTAATTCAACAAATGCTGACTCGCTACACAAAGCTGGTTGAGACGAATGCTGAAATTACCGAAATACACCATATTCATAAAAAAGATATGCCATCGGGAACGGCAATCACTCTTGCAAGAAGCATCAAACCTCATGGTATTATCAAAAAAGAAACTGAAAACCACTATCAGTTAGAAGATATTAACATTTTTTGTAAACGTGAAGCTGAAATCGCAGGAATCCATAAAATCGAATTAGACAATGACTCAGAACAAATAACGATCGAGCACTCAGCTAAAAACCCAAAAATCTTTGCACAAGGGGCTCTCAATGTGGCTCGCTGGCTTATCAAACAATCCAACGGTCAATATACAATGAGTGAGTATATTGAATCGTTGGATTAG